CATTCAGATCTAGGTTCTTTATGggacttcatggcataaaggtgacaACTTTATGGCCATAGAAGTCCCATGCAACCTGTAAACCATCTTTTTGGTCTTTGGAGCCAAGCAGGTCATGCATGCAAGTAAAGATGGGAACTTTACGTGACCAAACTGTCCCTAGACTCCACATCTGTGACCCTATCACTTATCTTGAAGTTTTTATGGTTTTTTAAGTTGAAACTAAGCTATTTTGAACCATGGTTAGGGCTTATTTCTTCTAGGATGTGTCGTAATGGGTAAAGTCGGAAACTTTACCCTCTTAGAGGTGTATTTGGCCCAAAAATAAAATATAGGTCTTAGATTCGAAGAATAAaggcttaatacattaagaaagATTAGCAGattgaagaactcgatgagttgggttggAGTGTCCTGATTCTGTAAAAGGAAGGACTCAGCAAGTTCAAGGACGGACTTGACGAGCTGATTTGGAAAGTCCTGATTTTGTTGATAggaggaactcaatgagtttgtgaaagaactcgatgagttggatcgtGATTTCAAGGTTTCATGATTtatggaactcagcgagttgaagggttcaactcggtgagttgagtcatctcggaatgttgactttgactagaatgttcactttgaccaggatgttgactttaacTTTAACCATAGTTTAATCTTAAGGgattatgagtatgaaagggaaTTAAGGAAATCTTTCATGTGTAGTGACTAAGTTGGGTTGATTTTAGAGCCATAGATTTCTCAGCCACTTTACAACATTTGAGGTGGCTTACATTCTAGttgaagtgggtcgaaggcaccaatgccggctcaCTAGTAGCtcattatagtagagatgattgtcttttttATAATTATCTAGAATGCTAGTATatattatgctttatgtgctagtgtgCTATGATATtgtgtgatagtggtaggaggggtagaTTAGACCTCAAAATAGAttgaaataaaccggagggtaggtcgggcacccagatatgcctgatagtatgtttaCACTATCttattatatggtagtggtaggtGGTGAGATAGTCTCTataaccggttgaaataaaccagagggtaggtcgggcacccaaatatgcttagCAGCATAGGttgggcacccaaatatgcctgacaggggtaggtcggacaccccggtATGTCTGAAAAGTGTAGGTCGGACACCCTGGTATGCCTAACACGGGTACATTGAGCTCCTATATATGCTCAgtagggtaggtcaggcacccagattgaaacatcccaaaaatacggtccaaaaattttgtttttaattattaataaaagcaTAGTTATCAAATCATCACATAAAAGTCATAAGTCATTgtttctcaaaatatcataaacattTGTCAAACATATCAAAGTAAAAACATCACATGCtaaaatcatggtgtgtgcactgcagtcatcccgagctcttcactttgctaccagaagtacttgaaaccaaaactgataactgtaagcatgaagattagtgagtctccccaaactaccacataccatatgcgtaatcacataatcacataataacataacatgggCCTTGCCTGCTACATTAGGCCCCGCCCAACAGCGGACCAAAATTCGACATAGGGCCCCGCTCGACATCGAGCAAagcccggtatacatataaacatatcaaaaaatacataaataatcacataacataaacatgtaaAAATTCCTTGGGCCCTGCCCGGCATCAGACAGAATCCGGAAGCATAAAAACATTCCTCAGGCTTTCCCTGGCATcagaccgatgtccggaaacGTATAAAACaagcacatgcaagaatcacaaagacatcaagcatacaaacattcctcgggctttccccgacatcagaccgaagtccgaaaacatataaacctacaacGGGCACTGCCGGGCATCGGACCTTAGTCCGGAatatactaacatacataaacgggtcggcattagtgccttcgacccgttcctgcAGGAGGAAACTTACCTTGCAAAGCTAAATGCGAAATCTCATGGTATATCTCTAACGGCTGCTCCGACGACTCCCCaactatcattatcacaataacaaTTAGTCAGAATCCAATAATCATTCTTAgggtaaaaatgaccattttatccacTGGTCTAATTTGGAACATATCCTAGGCCCATTTCCATCTAATCTTTCCAAGCCCACTTAAGGCCCACTAAtgacccaattttctaaattaggcccaactcctcaaatgggccttcccCTAAGCCCAAACATGACCTTAGCCAATAATTGAGTcatgatggcccactaaggcccagaAGCTAAGAAGTCCAAAGATTGGCTCAAACCGAGGCCCAAACATCGTGGAACACAAAATCagcgagtacgcagggcgtactcctctaTACGCTAAGCATATAGGTTGCATGTCATGTAAGTTATGCGTACTggcttgtatgcccaacgtattaCCCTATTAAGCCATAAACATCAAAatggcttaatcccttaagaccttaAGCTCCAAATATAGATCCAAGACCACCAgagtgtcttaatccataaagtcgatcaCTTGGTGGCTTACAACCCACCAAATGGACCCAAACTTGAAACATGACAactaacttccatggaaatggctAGAACTCTTGCATGACCACAAAAGGACCTTCATGACCAAAGCTTTACTGATATTTGGAATCTTATAGCGCTAAGAATGGCAAACCTGAGCCTAAATACGAAGTTGAACCATAGAGTTTTTGTCCAAGGCTTACCATGTGGGGGGTCCATGTGTTACTTAGGACCTAAGCAAGGTAATTCGGGTTtccagtggaaaaccctagcagcctcaaCTATAAATGGAACCCCTAGCCTCATGAAATCGGCCACTGCTTCCCTAGTAGAAAACCTAGCCGATTTCTGCCTCTCCTCCTCCTCATTCttttcttgtggtgtttgtgactccgttAGAGGTGCAACGCTTGAGgaactaagctcttgaaggtcaataTCAAGGAAAGGATAGCTTGTTACTACTAGTTAACAAGAAATGTATTCTTCTAATCCTAGTTTATTCATTGAATCTGAAAACTGTATGCTAGTTTATGGTTCTTGCTTTGGAAAtttgatttgcatgtataactggagaaaaacctagatccaaagcaaataaggttgcatgtgcaccataggaatgttgtaatgctcaaaacccatcagtggtatcagagtttaGGGcatttttctgttatatttgatgctaTTGTGTTTTGTCAAAGctggaaaaaaaattgatttttagcTTCTGAcagtagaactcgacgagtccaaagatGGACTTGACGACTTatactaactcgacgagtccaagtcccaactcaacgagttgatttGTCTATTGGCAGATTTTTCGGATTTCAACCCAATATTAGATAAGGATCGTTACCTTAAATTGTTTTAactaataaaattcgaattttctgATATCGTAATGAATATCTTCATCTAAGTAAAAGATAATGGTGGAATTCTATGATAATGTGCAAAATTATgtgattagtttgattatttaaaatttgatatagaagtcttgaaaagtttcataattttccctcatgttttggaatttaaaatttaattaaaaagttttaattttggaatattaaattttaaaaccccagtgttttaaaagtttaaaatacaacctttatactattataatattaaaagattaatatgtatatatgtgtataagatgagtcagtcttaccgttagtaggcctcattcacaaagccgatcttTAAGGGGGGTATAAAGAAACTgctgttagtggagcatgtgtggttaatcagcacactaacttggaaaAACAAGGGTGGAAAACGGTAGCTCtataatcataatagatcaatggagcgtgtgtggttaacgggCACATTTATTAGGTGGTAAACGGCTCGAGAatgccaagctaatttgcatggttattcacaccttgtttgtgatcctcagtatcccagtcacaaacgtgATGGGcctaatcgagattaaacatgccattgaaaagttcaatgaatctcaaaagaatctaggaatttcatttcatttaaaacctaatttttcatttcgtttttcgtggtggaattggtaaatcgccatttacctaccttcaaataatttgcaattggattatgcatccctcttccgaattgtgaattattgtgttgggtcctagctttagtaattcatttgggtgttatattaaggattctttatctaatctaaactttgagCTTTTTATTTTTCAGATGTCTAGCTCAAACAACGCTTTTGACTCGAACTCCAACTCCTCAAGCTCCTTCTTTCTCATGAACATTTGTGCAAGGATCGCCTTCGATGGATCTAACTTCGATGATTGGATTCACAACATTCGAATTGCCTTAAGTTACGAAGAGAAGGAATACTTTCTCGATAAGTAACTGAACGAGATCGATTAATCTAAATCTACTCCTTAACAGATAGCTGAGTATATGGCTCGTGAAAAGGACgtgacaaaggtgtcgtgtataatggtagccactatgactcctgagctgcagcggttctatgaggactactagCCTTACGAGACgtgccaagatttgatggaaaagtaccatcaaagtgcacgtcaagaaaggtacgagattGTTTCCTCGTTAATTACAACCAGGATgaaagatggagagtccatcacgacccacttgcaaagGATGAAAAGGTATGTGGATTGGTTGCctaagttgaatgtcaactttgacaAAGAGTTAgagattgatatcattctccactctttacctccttgttatgatcagttcaagatgacttatcatatgaccAAGGAGGATGtcaccttgagcaaacttcaaggttTATTGAGAACTGCTGAAAGTGGCCTAAAAGGCAAAGCTGTCGAGTCCACCCCTGTTGCTGCTACCCtggtccactactagaaaaacaaccttttacgacacgcaaataATGACACACACTGATAGAGGGCGCGCATTGGTGCGTGCCCTAAAAACTAATGTCAATTTTCCAAAATGTGAAGGATAGAGGACGCGTATTTGtgcatgccctaaaattagtgtcaaacaaaacaaaattaaaaacatgGAGGGCGCTTATTTTAAGTGTGTATCgtctacaaatgtcgctttatacTTTTTTTAACTAGACGCGCGTTTTTAAACAGGGATCctctaaaattctaaaattttgaataCCCCGCTTCTGCACTCTCTCCTCTGGATCACCTTATCTCTCATAAAATTGCATAGatccattctctctctctctctgtcaaGCCCTAGACACAACCACTGGCCATTCATGGCGAtgtcttcttaccctttccttcTTCCTTGATCCATATTTTTGACCTTCGTCTGAGCTATCTTCTTCTCCCCCGCTGCCACCAACAAACCACAACCTTATTCATTACCCTAAAAACTAGACTAATCTTTCTCCTCTCATAATATCTCTCATAACAGTTAGGGGATGTTTTCTAGGCAATAATAAAGGGAGGAATGAAATGGGATATTCAGGGGTAATGAAAAAAAACATGTTTGGTACGTATAAGGAAAGGAAAGCCCTATTCTTGAAGCAATCTCATTCCCCCAAAACACGGGATTTTCATTCCATGGGGTACCCCCATTTTTTTCATTCCATTCCCTCCCTATAATTGTATCTTCCGAGATTGCCCTCTATCAGCCTTTTCAAATCGGAAGCGTAGCCAGGAAATCACTAAAAATCAGCATCACATCTTCAATTGATTGAGGAAAAGATATCGATTTTGCACTTGGATATCATAATCGCAGCGTTTTCCCTCACAAACGCCGACTAATTTCCAACGAAATCATTATAATATTGTTTTTTGTGAATCATTACATGATCGACCACCAAAGCTTCAAGACAATTTCAAGTATATTTCATCACAGCTCCAAGAATTTCGAGGTTAGCTTTTTTTTTGGTTTGTTGTATTCTCTGTTACTGACTTTCATCTGATAAGGTTGTTCACTTGTTTGTATTCTTGAAATTATTTTGTATTCAATTTGCTATTTGTGTTGTTGTTATCTATTTTTTCTAGCTATTGTGATATGTTTTTACATATCAAAATTGTTGTTATTCTGTATTTAATTTCCTAAATTGCTATTGTTGGTTTGACCTTGATATGTTTTTTGACAAAGTTTTTTATTATGAATACAATTTTATATTTCTATAAACCATTTATGTTTATGTAAtagtttttgttattagttatagAAACTAAATTTTTTGACCAGATAATGTTGAATTTATTGAATTATATGATCTTTGTGTTggaagggtatttttgtcattgtaAATTATTTTCATTCCATTCATTTAGGTATTTTAGTTTTCAATGCTGATGGTAATAATGTTGCTGTAGGTATTTCATTATTGTCAACAGCAACCTGAAAAGTCAAAATGTTTGATTTGTAAAACATCAGAAAATTTGTGGATATGTCTTCTATGTGAGTTTGTTGGGTGTGGGAGGTATAAAGAAGGGTATGCAGTTGAACACTGGATACAAACACAACACTGCTACTCTCAGGAACTAGAAACACAACATGTTATGTTGGTCATCTTTTATACCTATGGATGCAGAGTCCAAAAGAGTAATTGACTGGATGAAGAAAGGTATACTGATTCATAAACATTCTCTAGTGCTGTTGAGCTTgagtttatatgtttttattaCTGATTTTTTTCACGAGTTGTTTTTTTGTAGTTGTGTATGATGCCAGACAGTTGAAGGAAATCATTGGACTTAGTTTTTCACAATAAAAAAGATGTTTCTATGCTATTTCATTACAATTTTATCATTCAGATAGCGTTTTTCTGTGCTATTTCTCATTTTCTAATTTGTCATTTTAGGGATTTATCAAATAATCATCAGTCAGGATCAGCTCCAAACAATGGATTTGTTTCACTATTTACACCAATCTTGTTTGCTAATAAAATAATCTTAttcttatttcattttttttcttcaagAATATAACTGATACAAGATTAATGTCAAACACTTAGTTTTGCTAACAACCTGGATCTTTGTGGCCCAGTCACTAGGCATCCCGGTCACCGGAGCTATAGCCGGAGAGGAGGCGGCTAGGGTAGCATTGTTGTTTCAGCAATAAAAACATATTGGGTAGGGGAAGAAGTTCATTTAGGagaacttaaaagttttttttcttcaaatggttaaaaaaacatattcatttaattgaCTTGAAAACATGTGTGTACAGCTGAAGAGGATCCAAAAGTTCATTTAGGAGAACTTAGAAGATTTTCTTTAACAGAATTACAAGTGGCAACGGATGGTTTCAACAATAAAAACATATTGGGTAGGGGCAGATCTGGAAAAGTCTTAAAAGTGCGATTAGCAGACGGGTCCCTCGTTGCTGTAAAAATATTGAAAGAAGAGAGGACGCCAAGTGGTGAGCTCCAGTTTCAGACAGAAGTTGAGATGATTAGTATGGTTGTACACAATAATCTCCTTCAATTAAGGGGCTTTTGTATGACACCAACTGAAAGATTATTTGTTCACCCCTACATGGCTAATGGAAGTGTAACATCATGTTTGAGaggtattattatttattatttatttgttatttatcATTCCTTACTTTTTTTCTACTATGTCATTCTTTTTGCATTAAGTGAAAAGGAAACACTCGTATTAGGGATACTTCATAAGAAATATCTGTCAATCTTATCAAGTGTGTATCTGTACTGGATACTTCATAAGATTTATGGTTTGCTCCctgtttttaatttatttcaaacTTGTTGTGCTAATCTGTCATAAGAAAATTaatgaatatataaatatataagatATTAATAACATCACATCAACTGTCTTTTACCTCCTTCAAGCGAAAGCATATTTCTTTTACCTTCATCACTTTATTGATATTATCTGTCAATATTTCAGGCTAGATACTTCTTCCAGCAGCTTATATCAGGAGTTCACTACTGCCATTTCATGGTAAACTGACAATACAAGTATACAATCGTATCTAAAGCTTGAAAAATCATGATATGTTTTAGGTATCAGCTCGTTACTAGGACCTGTGAAAAAAAATCATTGAATAATCCTGATAAGTTAGTGAAGTTTTCTCTTCAATTTAAAAATTGATTCTCTGGCCCGATAAATCAGTGAAGTTACTCCTCAAAAGTCGATTTTGGAGTTGTTGGTCGAATCCCTTGATGTCGATTCCCAAGTGAGTTGTTTTTtagttgggttttttttttctgattcctGCAATTGTTGCTGCAATTGATGTTGATTTCTTATTGTAAATGTTGttgattcttatattttttttgctAATTATAGATGATACTATACTGGAACTTTGGAAATCCACAATCCTTGGTCAACAGCCGATCACTTTCTTCAGAGAGGTTTGCATTCTGCAACACTATTTAGTATTTATAAAAGGAATGTTTTCATAAGTGTTGCTTACTCCTGTAATTTACTGTATACTGGATTTTTGCTTTATGTGATCATCCCAACATATTGGACAAGATTGAAACACAGGGCTTGCTTAGGTATGTGATCACCCCAGCATATTGTATACTAGGTTCTTGACACCTTAGTTTGAGTTGGTTGCTGTTCTGTTCcaactaagataattataaatACCAAATTTCAATACtttacataaataaatatttattctttttttttctgaTTCAAGGTTCGAAAAGGTAGGTGGCATTATTTTGATACTGGCCAAGTTTGGTTGAAAGTGCATGTTTTGTGGAGGATCAACTATAGTTGGTTTGATTTATTCACTTTCTTTTGGCTTTATTTTCATCTTTATAACACATTTTGGTTGTTTATCTTACAGTTTAGAGGAGGCCGAATATTAGTTGCTGACTTTCAGAAGTTCACAAAATCCCTAAACATACACATGATTGAAGTTAGCCCAGCATTAAAGAAGATCCAAAAGCTTACTTTAATATGACTGAAGTACTTATATATTGCCTGGGTTGATTCATGTGCCATGTGAGGTTCTTCCTCCATCTGTCGTTGGTGATCCCAACAATCTTGATGCCATGGGCCTCTTAGCTTCAAACAAAGGCAAACCCATGGAAGCCATTGTAGAACAAGTTCGTGATGGAAGTTCACTTCGTGTTTATCTGCTTCCAGAGTTTCAGTTTGTCCAAGTATTTGTTGCTAGAATCCAGGTACCACATGCATCCTTTTCTACAAACTTTTTTTAactgataaatatctatttaacaacatatatgtattttattaaagtttattttataaaattaaatattttcattATTAATCAATTTAGTTATATATTTAATTCTAATTTATCTAATTGTTTACTAGGCACACAACATAAGAACCTACAATACCAATTGAGGTCCCATCCGAAGAGACAAATGGAGAAAATAATAATTCAGAGTCACGTGGGCCCTTAACATCAGCCCAAAGAATCTCAGCCTCATCAGGCTTCAATGAAGTGTCTCCTGATCCTTATGGGAGGGAAGCTAAACATTTTACCGAGATCCATGTTCTAAATAGAGATGTGAGTAACATCTTATTTTCTCTATTTCCTGCAATTTCCCCTTATTAAGTTGACATAAAAtacattggatttgattatttctATGTTTATTATAGAACAGGTCCGGATTGTTCTGGAGGATGTTGACAAGTTTAGCAATCTGATTCATTTTGTATATTAGTTTGATGGAGAATCAGCAAAGGATCTGGCAATGGAGCTTATTGAAAACGTatgttatgttttttaaaatgacAACAATAAGCACtgaatttgaagaagaaatgatGTGGATTTTTTGTATTTTCCCTGAATTTGGTTTTAGGTGTGCACATTGAGAGAAAAGTATCTGAAGCTTGATATAAAGGTTGGTGTTTGTGTTTCAAACTTGTTGATCTGATCTGTTAGAATAGAATGCAACCTGTTCCAATACCCTTCTACTTACTTCTTGAGCCTGAGCCGGGGTAGCAACCTTTACGGTTCCAATAGCCCAAACATTATCCCAGTTTTTTATCTTATctgcaaattaaaaaaaatcatgaaaatgaTAGATGTTTGTTACTTTCACATTGtaaaaaaatgattaaacaatttaaaaatgaaaaataaaacatatattcATTTCCAAATCACCTGCAATTGTCGTAGTTTGTGCAGCAACAACTTTCATAGTTGTTCCATCTTCCTGCTCTTGAAGAGTCTCCCCAATACAAGCAATCACCTTCAAACTTTGAGAAAGCGCATACGCAACTTTGTCTCCAACAAACTGATCAGAAAAGTAATTTGGAAAAAGCAAAGATAAATCATAATCCTATTAATGTCTTCATTATCAGATGGGGAAAAGATCTAAGATTTATAACTGAAACTTCTCACTTGTACTTTCAGGTGCAGTCTTGCAAGTTTGTACCCTTAGTATACCAAATTGCTTCTAGGTTGGGTAGCTAAAAAGATAGCCAGGGACCTAATACTCTTAAGGATTGTTCTGAATTATTATGACCATTTTGCCTTCATAGAAATTTCGACATCAACATACATGGACACATTTCTTTTAGTGTAGATTTTGTCGAAGAGAAATGACACCAAAGAAGACATGTATCTCCTGTTGTTTGTATATATACACTTTTTCTTCTTGTTTAAAAACTTAAAAACTATATAGTTGTGAAAATTGAAGGTTCACACACCGTTTATGTAGGCAACATTATCCCTGAAGAAGTACTTTTTCTACAAATGTTGCTTAAGGTAGTGGATGGCCTTTATGTAATGTGATGGATCAACCTCTTTTAAAATTTCATCTACATCTAGTTTTATTCTTCTGACATGCTTTTTGTATTTGGTTTAACAGCTGAGGATCATAATCAAACCCAAGCCTTGTGTTGGTGTAGGGCCTTTATGTAATGCACAACAGGTTTCCATGATGGCATGAAAGTGGTATTAAGTATTTGCATTCTTATTATATTATACGCCTTacattttcccaaattaccccttcctctacaatgttttttttgtttatgtgtattttgtgcatcaggtaaagttgatggaagaaaggaatatgaagccaCTTGATTTAAATCTTGCAGCATTATCAGCAAAATGCAGTCaagacttggagttgaatttggctaagtcattattgagtgagatgggccaatgtacaatTGCTTATCCATATAATTAGTTGTTTGGAGCATTAgtctaaaagaattttgaaaggcaagatgcaactttacttagttggaatttgatgtacatagtagattagttgcaaatttatatattgtaagaaatagaattgtatgacattaaatttatgcaatggattctattttttgtatatgatattttattttctattatgaaacattaaatacagatttaatttgaaaataagtaaatctataaataatattttttttaaacatttaaaattatgatacgcaaaaatgtgtgtcatcttcatttatgacatggcctttcttgacaggggctttcttgatacgcattgtgtgtcattaacacgcgcgtcgtaaggttacgacacgcgaatacgtgtcgtcttcctttatgacagggccttccttgatacgcattgcgtgtcgtaaatgcacgtcgtaattgcgcgtcgtaaatgcgcatcctctatagatgacgcgcaaaagcgcgtcgtctctctttatgacagggccttccttgacgcgcatatgcgcgtcgtctgagccttttatgacgcgcaatgagcgtcgtaaaaggctgtttttctagtagtggtcctTGCTATAGGGCATGGAaaaaggaagaagaggaaagctccctctaAGAACCACAAGGGAGAGTCCCATGATGGATCTAATTCAAAAGGATACAAACCTGGTTCTGCCACTCCCTCATTTGATCCCAAAGAAGCAACGTGCTTCTATTCTCACGGCAAtgggcattggaaatgaagttgtcctaaatacttgcaggacatcaaggatgggaagataaatcccacctttgcaagtatttatactattcaatctaataactcatcacatactagttcttgggtacttgatacatgatgtggttttcacatttgttcttattTCCAGGGgataagaagaagtagggatgtgaagcatgggaagatgaacctgataatcatcgcctgtcaccaagatcaggatttattctttagttcttagtagtgggttaggattagaattaaatgattgttgctactcatcagaGATGACGAGGAATATTAGTTCTTTTCATTGCTTGTATAGAcatggttttagattttcatttaacaatgaagttggttctattaatgctttttatagtggtaccttttattttgaagcattgccttgtaatggtgtata
The genomic region above belongs to Lactuca sativa cultivar Salinas chromosome 4, Lsat_Salinas_v11, whole genome shotgun sequence and contains:
- the LOC111907909 gene encoding triosephosphate isomerase, cytosolic-like; this encodes MSSLVSFLFDKIYTKRNVSMYVDVEISMKFVGDKVAYALSQSLKVIACIGETLQEQEDGTTMKVVAAQTTTIADKIKNWDNVWAIGTVKVATPAQAQEVSRRVLEQVAFYSNRSDQQV